One Conger conger chromosome 7, fConCon1.1, whole genome shotgun sequence genomic window, ctcgggagatcagcagttacaaaaatactcaaaccagccgtctggcaccaacaatcatgcgacagttgaaatcactgatataaacatttttccccattctgatggttgatgtaaacttacagccctaattcagcaaataagtGAACTTAttattggaataaaaaccagcatacacggtcctccatggcactgagaccACTGGTGTAAGGTCCACTGGTGTAGGGTCTCATATCTGTGGCTAAAACATCCCAAGgaccattgttttttattttgcccaTTATAATCTGCTGGGAAAGGCTGTCCAAATGCTGCTGACTTTACTGCCTGTGTGTTGCTTCATATTTTGTCTAATTTCACCGATAGACACGGTAAGCTGGTGTCAATGCAGGTGAGCTGACATGTTTGTGGTTTTGGTGGTGTCTAGTCTTGGTTTTAGTCTGTGAAGATTGTATTAGAAATTAGAAGGGTCCTGTCATGAAGACCTGAGGACAAACTATGGCTAAAAAATCAATAGACTGAGAGGACAGAGGATTAATTAAGAAGGATAGTGCAGAAACTGGATTTATGAAGTACAGCAGTTTGCAAAGccttgaaaaagaaataaactagTGGACTCATTCACTAGGGAACTGTAAAATTGCTGTAAAATGTACGTAACATTTTGACttccatatacagtgcagtccgtaagtatttggacagttccTATTCTTTTGACTCTGAAATCCAGCACATTGGAAGGTGTTCCAAACTATTGATTGTTCTATTGTTTGACCTATATCTCCTCAATgttttaaatcttatttctcagcctcataattgcttccttCACGTCCATTGAcataactctggtcctcatgttaacaaacgccaataacagactggCGTTTGTCAATATGAGAACCagagtcttgattctaggcaaTTAGAAGCCtataatcaagactagatactgaaagatttcttattTCTGCACTAAGGAGAAATTGAGAAGAGAGTTGAAAAGCCTACTGTCCATttaattttggtcccctaaaacggAGGGACTAGAAAAAGGGGtgtgattcctacacagatcacctaaTATGGAAATACCCTAAAATTAATGGTGACATGTATTTTAACCACATCATTCATTGCttaatttaaaattcaatgtgcatgagtacagagccaaaagaacataaattgtaacactgtcaaaatacttatgAACTGCCCTAATATGACATATATTGCAGTATTTTCAATTTCCATAGAAGAATTGACATATTTAACCAATCATGAACCTTGAGAAAGACACTTCACTTGATTGTCTTTAGTAAATCTACTGTGGATGATGTGAAAACTAATTTCAGGTGTGCAAGTCACTCTTGCAAATGGTTAGCGTTTGATATGCTAATTAAGTGAACACCATTGTGCTATGCTGCACTATTCACCTGTTAGTGGTCCAATTCATCGTGGTTGGAACAGAACATCCATTATAACAGCAATTGAGTAGAAAGGAAAGTCGAACTGAGATAATTCacgactgtatttactgtaGACTGATTTGCAAATGAGTTTGATGCGCCATGGCTAGGTGTGCCTGTGACTGTCCCTGCGCCTGTCCCAGGGCCTGTTGTGGTCAGGAGGTCCTCAGGGCAGCACACGATTGGTCTCTCAGGATTGCAGTCAGCTGATTAATCCATGGCTCATCCTTACTACCTACTGCTTGTGGTGGATTGGGTTCCTGTCATCACCCTGTGGTGACCCTGCATGACTGAGCTGAGCTGGCTGTGTAATGAAAAGGGGTGGTGGCTGGCCAAGTGCAGTACAGTTAGTGGGAGAATACATTGTTCTCCaaccagcttgagctggtcgcTGGGAgagggtctgaactggtcaaccagctatcagctgtttccaaacctagtctgaacttttttttcagcagggtagtttACCTTTTAAAAGTGAGATTAAAACACTTTTGCCTGATTTGGGTCTGGGTGTAtactgtttttttccattgtttACACACTTTTCAGAAACCATACCACATGTTCTCAAATCTATAAAAACCCCACAATACCATTAACCATGCTGGAGAAACTCCTTATCAGTATTGTATTTTCAGTGTTGCACATACAGACTATGGACAGTAACTGATTATAGAACATGTTACTGAATATTATAAAATActgtacaaaacaaacacaccaataataacaaaatgttttctttttcaaaactaaTGTAAACATTTCAACACATGCTGTTGTTATTGAAGGTGTTCTCTACATGAGAGaaatacaaatactgtatacagtaacaaaacaaaattctaaatatcaaaatgagaaaaacaaacattttggatCTGCATCCTTTCTTTCCTTCCTGTCTGGCCATAGAACCACATCACAGACAAAGCAGACATTAATTGTGAATCCCCTCTTTATAAATCTTTGTAAATCTGGCCCCAAGTGTCTAAAACCCAATGAGGGTCTTAAATTAGGTGTGATATGTTGCTCAACATATGTCAACCATGTCAGATGGCATTGTTGGTTGTCTCTAAGCagtcttttttctccaaaatacaCTACCATTTGATGGTCTTTATATAAACCTTCTATGTATGTACTCCTTGCCTCGTAGTAGCTTGTGGCTACGTTTCAAATAGAACTGTGGTATTTGGATAGAGAAAATGAACTTCTCTGACCATCAGTGACCACCGATGGTGCTAAATCCACCAAAAAACACAACTGCAATTTAACTTCATTTAGTTAACTTTGTTGTTCACTAGAACGGGCAGACTTAAAAATGTCAGAACAGgccaaactaaattaaattatcAAACAGCCCGGGACCCACAGAATGTGTAAATACTTTAAATTGgtgaaaaatatacagtactgtgcaaaagttttaggtaggtgtgaaaaaatgctctAAAGCATTTATCaatcaacaaaatgcaaagtgagtgaacagaagaaaaatctaaatcaaatcaatattcggtgtgaccaccctttgccttaactgaaaccagcatcaattcttcgaGGTTCACTTGCACAAAATCAGGTGTCTAATTAAGcagttataccaaacaggagctaatgatcatcaatttaatatgtaggttgaaacaatcattaactgaaacagaaacagctgtgtaggagggatAAAACTGggcgaggaacagccaaactctgcttccaaggtgaggttgctgaagacagtttaatgtcagaagtcatacaccacggcaagactgagcacagcaacaagacacaaggtagttatactgcatcagcaaggtctctcccaggcagaaatgtcaTGGCAGACAGgcgtttccagatgtgctgtccaagctctgttgaagaagcacaaagaaacgggcaacgttgaggaccgtagaagcagtggttggccaaggaaactttGTGCTGCAGATGAAAGAAACATCATGCTTAATTCCCTTtgcaatcagaagatgtccagcagtgccatcagctcagaattggcagaaaccagtgggacccaggtacacccatctactgtgcggagaagtctggtcagaagtggtcttcatggaagaattgtggccaaaaaaccatacctccgacgtagaaaagcgactcaactatgcatgaaaacacagaaactggggtgcagaaaaatggcggcaggttctctggactgatgagtcaaaatgttaaatatttggctgtagcagaaggcagtttgttcaccaaagggctggagagtggtacaagaatgagtgtctgcaggcatcagtgaagcatgctgGAGGTTCCTTgaaagtttggggctgcatttctgcaaatggagttggggatttggtcagaattaatggtctcctcaatgctgagaagtacaggcagatacttatccatcatgcaataccatcaggtaggcatctgattggccccaaatttattctgcagcaggacaatgaccccaaacatacagtcaatgtcattaagaactatcttaaGCATAAAGAAGATATGCTGTTCTGGGAGCGattgtatggcccccacagagccctgatctcaacatcattgagcctgtctgggattacatgaagagacggaagcatttgaggctgcctaaatccacagaagaactgtggctagttctcccaagatgtttggaacaaccttcaaaaactgtgtgcaagtatacctacctagaattgatgctgttttgaaggcaaagggtggtcacacaaaatattgatttgatttagatttttcttctgttcattcacttcttctgttcatgcattttgttaattgataaaaaataagctatgaacatttctatttttgaaaacattcttatttgacagcatttttgcacacctgcctaaaacctttgcccagtgctatatatatttttaccaaTCCTTGTAAATTGAAGATGTAAATCAAGAACTTATATGTATAcagttcattttcagttcatgttcaaGACAACATTCCCATGGGCTTAAATAATCTTTTCAAAGGTttcaaatatactgtaattctaGCACTTGATTTGTCCTGCTTATACATTAATGCAATTACCTTATTTTGGTGTTGGCTAAATTTGCCCAACTGTCTTTATGAAGCCATGGATCATATCACAAGCTTCCATTTGTGAGTGAGTCCAGCTAAGAACATGAATTGTTGGAATCCTGGAATCCTGTGTATCCATATTCTCTTGCTTTATAGAAAAGCCCATCTAATTACAGATTGGAACAGGGACAACTCATCAGCTCTCATTTACTTGAATATGTCTGAACAGAGttacatttcaataaatgtACAACATGAAATAATGAGCAATTACTTTGCTTGAAGAGCCAAGAAGATGTTTTCTTTCATTACCTTCTGATGTGCACATATGCAAGCTTTTGAATATCATTGCATTTGAACATCATGTGTGCCAAATGAAACAATCAATTGCATTACTGCACCCTGAATCCCAGTTGCCGCAAATTTATTGGTTTTCCTTGATTTAATATTCACAGCGAAATGGAATTAGATCCTCAAAGAGTTAGGCAGTTTTTGCTACCACTCCCTGTGCCTGGCAGGCCGCcaataaaggaaaaaataaattccCTAAGTCTCTAATGGTTTGAGGCCCCCCCtccactttttttattttttaagacgttgatgttattatttatttagtcttCACCTGCTGCTCAATACATTTGCTAGAAAATTTGGATTCACCACAGTGCAGTATTCCCCTTGGATACCACAGCTGACCACATGCGGAGCTACACGAAGGAGGTGGTATTTAAAATGCCCATGCTTAAAAGCAGCGATTGGGTTAAATAGAAAAATCTAGAGCAGGGATAGGCAATGCGATTTGCATTGAAGTTCCTGGTTTTCTCTGCTCTGCATTAATTTAATTGATCCAATCATATGTGTGATctgtttaaatgtattgatCAGCCCATTAGCCAGATCTCATAGCTATATTTACGTCCCTatggaatgttttcattttgtctaATATAAGGCTGGgatcttttattattttctgtaaacaaAGCCATGTAGAAGCAGTTGACTCTAGGTTTTGCATTGGGTTTTTCTTATAACAGCTATACttaaagaaatacaattttcaGTTAGagcttaagtgtgtgtgtacattttcccAAGTACCACAGAAGTAAAGTTAATACAAAAATTGTATATTATGTCTAATGTCTAACACTGCTAGGATTATACTGTAATTAAACAGACTATTGTTCaatttgaaaacacatttttatgacATTCATAATTTTTGAATGTTAACCATATCAAATTTTACCCCCGTGTGGTTGAGTAGTCaatgtcccaaattattgttgtgttcatatttctataattaaaaaaactgcgacataataaaaccacaaCACGGCGATGCTAGATTGTTAAATAGTGAGAACAACAGTTTAGATGCTCTTAtatgcaaagcagggcaataaaactctagcctccccctcgccactctcacggtttacaaccctcacctcgccacagactcagacaataaaaggcatattctaactatccttgataccatttctctgcttcaaaatatatgttccaatataagaacacaAGTATACAATTCAGAATCGTATGAACAACacatagttttatttaattttttacttaTCTCAGTTTTATTGCACGTCCGGCCgacatatttctggtttggtagagatttaagtttgttttgcaatttATTCAATGCAGAAATATTTATGGAATATTAGACACATGAGACATATTGGTggaaatatcccacctggttatgaagctactactgttttctgactaacgttgaagtttatttatttcttaatacTTTCAGCCATTTTCGAGATGTGCGTTCACATAGccgaatgaatatacagacatacgtAACCATCCTATGAGCATTTGCATTGCAGGTAAATCTTTGTCCGACATAAATCAGTGCAGAATACACAAAGCTTTCACCACTGGGTTGGACTATATCACTGTAAATCCAGGTTTTTAGCTTATCCTGAGGGTATTTATCTAGCAATATCAATAGCAAGAGGAcagttttttttgcaaatgtgtgGGTTGAAGTGTGGTGACGTCATAGTACTTTTGGTCTGTGTATAGTCTGATATTGTACTTTTGTAAATAGTTTCATGTTTGTTTGCCTCCTAAAGTCCAACCCCACGTCCATGCCATATGAGGTGGTAACAGACAATTACAGGATTtcgacttgctatagataaacctgtaagACCTGTTCGTTAGAACGCATTacggtgagtaatccttttagGAGcactttttggacactttgggcatgctttataaaaacatactctcatgctgtataatacatatacacaaggttattttctttacatataaaataaatccaTTTTAAAAGAGAGATTGGGGACACTTGATGATATCTGGTGCAGTTTTTGGAGAACTGTCAATGTCTTTACCACATTTTGGAAGCAAGTTGACATCAAATTTGtgtacaaatataaagtagttctgggttggtccagaaatgataaaattataaaaacataaggcgtttagtaatttttttgtattttaatgtatcttttgtgtacactgtatgtacacactcTGATATCAATTTTATATGTatcaatttatatttatatgtacatttttatagaaatatatatgttttgtatGGGTGATCCAAGTAACAagtattgacttttttctgaATACGAATGTTGAACTTTTttctgatccagaatgctgcagcccgtctggtattcaatgttcccagacattcacatgtcacccgcCTGCTCAGcaactggctgcctgttatggctcgcatcaaatttaaaactttggtgctcgcataccaggcagtgaagggatcagcccctgtatatattaaatcccttatcaagacctatacaccaaaaagacccctccgttctgccactttgtgccgtctggcgcctccccctcgccacacctgcacttcacgctcacgactgctgtctgtcctggtcccacggtgtgggagtctctgacctccttcaagcgcagactgaagactcatctcttcaggctacacctttcccacTCACCGCCATGATTAGCcgtagactgtaatggcacttatgtatagattgtatagatattgttttttattggctgttgtattgttgtactcagggtgttctagctgccaactgtggtatgctagtttggaagttgattgtactcttcaagggttctgattatctgtgtttacactaggactcggaactgtactgtcctctcaggtcctcttcgcacttatacttgtgtttgatctggacttcattgtatgtcgctctggacaagagcgtctgctaaatgccatgtaatgtaatgtaatgaacaagTAATTTGGATTCATTATCCTTAATGGGAGAATTggcttgctttatttattttttacattggctgctgtagctgtacatcagtgacgaaTGCGTAACGTCATGTAAACAGCTTTGTGATAGtccagttcctccctggttcctcccccttagatCAGTAAAACTACTactattttcctcacttctctctcgGGCATGTCAAGAGACTGGCTGCCTACGGGGAAGAGGTGACCcattgtaaacacacagccacatgctTCAAACAAGCTAGTTTCGACATGAATCATCCGGGATTAAAAATGCCTGTGTTAATTGTAAGCACGGAGGATGCGGTCATGATTTTGTGGAaatggacattattttagctagaGGTAAGGTAGTACATTTAGCTTTTTCCTGGTGGTGATtcttgttatttagttattcacagccagctagctaggtactAGGATTGTGCTGTGACACGTATGGGCGATAGCCATTGGTTTGATTTGTTAGTTGAAGTTGTTCACAGTGATGTTCACCCTGCCCCTGAAGCACCCTGACTACTTCCACTTGTCAGAACTTTTCTCCCTAAAGGACCTATTTCAAGCTAAGGTTCACCTTGGCCACAAAAGAGGCTGCAGATCTAGGTTGATGAAGCCTTACCTGTTCGGTTGTCGGCTGGAGCAGGACATTATTGACCTAGATACAACAATGAAGCACCTGCAGCAAGCGCTCAACTTCACTGCCCACGTGGCGTACCGAGGCAGGGTCATCCTATTTGTCAGCCGGCGCAGGCAGTTCAGCCACCTGATAGAGAACACTGCCCGGGAAGTACGGCCATACGCGCTTCTGGCAAGGCGGCCTGCTTACCAACGCGCACGTTCAGTACGGCCTAGGCGTCCGGCTCCCTGACCTCATGATCTTCCTCAACACCCTCAATAATGTGTTCCAGCAGCACATGGCCATCCGCGATGCTGCAAAGATGAACATCCCCACGGTGGGTGTGCTGGACTCGGACTGCAACCCCAGCCTGGTTACTTACCCCGTCCCCGGCAACGACGACACGCCCTCCTCCGTGGAGCTCTACTGCAAGCTGTTCAAGGTGACCATTAACCGTGCCAAGGAGAAGAGGAAGCAGATGGAGTTGTTGCATGGCGTCACCAGACCTGCCTCACAAGAACACGGGGCTCCTGTGAAGACCCACTCGGTGacccctcactcactccctgcccccctaccccccccttAGTGACTTGATAGGAGGCagcatggggcggcctgtagcgtagtggttaaggtacatgactgggaaccgcagggtcggtggttccagtcccggtgtaggcacagtgggatccgcacagccgttgggcccttgagcaaggcccttggccctccattgctccagaggaggattgtctcctgcttggtctagtcaactgtacgtcgctctggataagagcgtctgccaaatgccaataatgtaatgtaatgtaatgatgttgcGTTGGATTGTTTAgattgctgtaatgttaatgtaactagctagctaatgagtGATTTTTCTGGTCAAACCAGAAACCAGAAAACCTACCTGTCatctgaagtggtctgaatACACTTTAATGTGCGAGGACGACTGAAAATCCTTGATGTCTAGCCATTCTTTGTCTAGGTTTAACTACTCATCGCCTCCGTTTCTGGTCCTTCATGTTACTTATCTAACAGTTGGTGTTCTATAATGTTAAACGCTTATCTTGGTGGACTCTGTTGGCTTATTACTGTTACTGTACagcatggcggcacggatggtgcagtgggtagcactgccgcctcacagcaaggaggtcctgggtttgaatccccatcggccggggcctctctgtgttctccccgtgtttgtgtgggtttcctccggttactccagtttcctcccacagtccaaagacatgcaggttaggctgattggagagtctaaattgcccataggtatgaatgtttgagtgaatggtgtgtgtgccctgcgttggactggcaacctgtccagggtgtattcctgcctttcacccaatgtatgctgggataggctctagcccccctgcgaccctgttcaggataagcgggttaagataatggaaggatggatggatggatgtacagCATGCATTTAACAACAGTAtctgctgtagctagctagctagcaatctgaATGGTGGTATTTGacacagcaggattactgcgcTGAATGAACCCATAACACCccaaacatttgaaaacatgaATTGTGGCACTTTGTGAGTGAGCTTTCTACCTGGGTCAGACTTAGGGTTGCCACATTTTCTGGTTTTTCCtgtattgttctcttttttgagcgaCTGCCCAGGAAAATGACTATTCTTTCCCGGGACACAAATTGTCTAGgttttttgtacttctaaatgtcgaaataatgttccaaataatgttccaaataaaaccagaCAGTTTCGGTTTTAAATTTATGTTAAGATtgaccagataaagatttaatatacattttctatCAGGTTCGTTTAACACTGGACCCAGATGCGAGACCAAGGCATAgcttttcatatttattgaaataaaggcAGGTAAGacaggcagtgttcagtagCCAGCAAACAAGGATAGCAGGGAATAAGCAGTTCATAATTAATAATCCAGGCAATGGGTATAACACAGATAATCCAAATCATAGttgtggtcacaggcgaagggtcaaaaacaagcaggcaaatcagacagaaacaaaatccaaagaacaaagtcgaaaacaaaaacagatcgATACACTGCAGTTCAGAACTAGACAGACGGGATAAGTAGAATGCGGAAgtagaaaacaaaatgagttgTACCAGGTATTAGTCAGAGATAAACGCTGGAGAgtaatgg contains:
- the LOC133132448 gene encoding LOW QUALITY PROTEIN: small ribosomal subunit protein uS2m-like (The sequence of the model RefSeq protein was modified relative to this genomic sequence to represent the inferred CDS: inserted 2 bases in 1 codon), with the protein product MFTLPLKHPDYFHLSELFSLKDLFQAKVHLGHKRGCRSRLMKPYLFGCRLEQDIIDLDTTMKHLQQALNFTAHVAYRGRVILFVSRRRQFSHLIENTAXGKYGHTRFWQGGLLTNAHVQYGLGVRLPDLMIFLNTLNNVFQQHMAIRDAAKMNIPTVGVLDSDCNPSLVTYPVPGNDDTPSSVELYCKLFKVTINRAKEKRKQMELLHGVTRPASQEHGAPVKTHSVTPHSLPAPLPPP